From Desertifilum tharense IPPAS B-1220, one genomic window encodes:
- a CDS encoding phage holin family protein, whose product MQPIDILIAWLVTSSSLLIISQLPLGIELESTPKAAIAAGTLGILNVLVLPIFRAFFFIPNVLTLGLLSGIFAFVMNVAIFALAARVIQGFTLKRGLLSAALGALALATVSNFIYGVLI is encoded by the coding sequence ATGCAACCCATTGATATTTTAATTGCCTGGTTGGTGACTTCGAGTAGCTTGTTGATTATCTCGCAACTGCCTTTGGGCATTGAGTTAGAGAGTACGCCAAAAGCTGCGATCGCCGCCGGAACTCTGGGAATTCTTAATGTTTTGGTTTTACCGATTTTCAGAGCGTTCTTTTTTATCCCCAATGTCCTAACTTTGGGTTTACTTTCTGGGATTTTTGCCTTCGTTATGAATGTGGCAATTTTTGCCCTAGCTGCCAGAGTGATTCAAGGCTTTACCCTAAAAAGAGGTCTTTTAAGCGCGGCTTTAGGGGCGCTAGCCTTAGCCACCGTCAGCAACTTCATTTACGGCGTGCTGATCTAA
- a CDS encoding biopolymer transporter ExbD: MKINLDSPTEDVRIEIVPLIDIIFCILIFFILAAVGLTRQQAISVDLPQANTGTAQMRDMMIVSIDAVGQTYVEKELIFSREELRRRVLAYRAQHPSGLIVLYASRTAIYEDVVQILDLLRSVGGDRVALATLPSTGEPTSPNPGATVPPFPNIPGLTPLPNNPVNPALPGQPNNSTLDPAAPGVLLPSPFPVVPTPTVPAAPEAPAPEN, encoded by the coding sequence ATGAAGATTAATTTGGATTCTCCTACAGAGGATGTGCGGATTGAGATTGTGCCGCTGATTGACATCATCTTCTGCATTTTGATCTTTTTTATTTTGGCTGCCGTTGGACTGACTCGACAGCAGGCGATTAGCGTTGATTTGCCTCAAGCCAACACGGGTACTGCTCAAATGCGGGATATGATGATCGTCAGCATTGATGCAGTAGGACAAACCTATGTGGAAAAAGAGCTAATTTTCTCGCGAGAAGAGTTGCGCCGCCGCGTGTTGGCTTATCGGGCACAGCACCCCTCTGGGTTAATTGTTTTATATGCATCCAGAACGGCGATTTATGAAGATGTGGTGCAAATTTTAGATTTGCTGAGATCGGTTGGGGGCGATCGCGTTGCCTTAGCGACTTTACCCAGTACGGGCGAACCCACTTCACCTAACCCCGGTGCAACGGTTCCACCGTTCCCTAATATTCCGGGTTTAACCCCGCTTCCCAATAATCCCGTGAATCCCGCACTACCGGGACAACCCAATAACTCTACTCTCGATCCGGCCGCACCTGGAGTTTTGCTTCCTTCACCGTTCCCGGTTGTACCGACTCCAACCGTACCTGCTGCACCCGAAGCACCTGCACCGGAGAATTAG
- a CDS encoding YkvA family protein, producing the protein MNNSIQSVYNWYRNTIRNSKYRWWVILGTLAYILSPFDISPDFLPIVGQIDDVVLLTLLITEVSQMLIEYTQNRQAEKDAKKVSTAGATNATVDVDSVSVK; encoded by the coding sequence ATGAACAACTCGATTCAATCGGTTTATAACTGGTATCGCAACACCATCCGCAATTCTAAGTATCGCTGGTGGGTGATTTTGGGGACGCTGGCTTATATTCTTAGCCCTTTTGATATTTCACCCGATTTTTTGCCGATTGTCGGTCAAATTGATGATGTGGTGCTGCTAACTCTCTTGATTACTGAGGTTTCTCAGATGCTGATTGAGTATACGCAGAACCGTCAAGCCGAAAAGGATGCGAAGAAAGTTAGCACTGCCGGTGCAACAAATGCTACGGTCGATGTTGATTCCGTATCCGTTAAGTAG
- a CDS encoding DNA cytosine methyltransferase, whose amino-acid sequence MLGLLETQRPIALDLFAGAGGMSLGFEQAGFDILAAVEIDPVHACTHHYNFPYTAVLCRSVEDLSAEEIRANSGIGDRDLDVILSGSPCQGFSLMGKRALDDPRNSLLWHFHRLVGELRPKYFVMENVRGLTIGEHKQLLEKLIAAFHALGYQVNQNYQILNAAHYGVPQSRERLFLLGCRQGFPLPQYPVPLTQIARPQPLKHPKKKFAHLPPSPTVWEALQDLPEVEHYPELLETDACVAEYQTPSDYGRILRSIQPLEDDYSYRRSYNPNLLTSSARTQHGEVARQRFADTPPGTREKVSRFHKLHPQGVCITLRAGTDRDRGSFTSPRPIHPQTPRCITVREAARLHSYPDWFRFHVTKWHGFRQVGNSVPPLLAKAVAIEIRRALGVEVAQPPQILNLGEETLLQGTLVQAMQHFPPLDQHAVNEVADGG is encoded by the coding sequence ATGTTAGGGTTACTTGAGACTCAGCGACCGATCGCCCTTGACTTGTTCGCGGGTGCGGGTGGGATGTCCTTGGGGTTTGAACAAGCAGGTTTTGACATCCTCGCCGCCGTAGAAATCGACCCCGTACATGCTTGTACCCATCACTATAATTTTCCTTACACTGCTGTTTTGTGTCGTAGTGTAGAAGACTTAAGCGCAGAAGAGATCCGCGCCAACTCCGGGATCGGCGATCGCGATCTCGATGTCATCCTCAGCGGTTCCCCTTGTCAAGGTTTCTCACTCATGGGGAAACGCGCCCTCGACGATCCGCGCAATTCCCTGTTATGGCACTTCCATCGCCTCGTAGGCGAATTGCGCCCCAAATACTTCGTAATGGAAAATGTCCGGGGTTTAACCATCGGCGAACACAAACAGCTTCTAGAAAAGCTAATTGCGGCATTTCACGCCCTTGGCTACCAAGTCAATCAAAACTATCAAATTCTCAACGCCGCCCATTACGGCGTTCCTCAGTCCCGCGAACGGCTATTTTTACTTGGATGTCGCCAAGGTTTCCCTTTACCCCAGTATCCCGTTCCCCTGACCCAAATCGCCAGACCTCAGCCCCTCAAACATCCCAAGAAAAAATTCGCCCATCTTCCCCCCAGTCCTACCGTTTGGGAAGCGTTGCAAGACTTACCAGAGGTTGAACACTATCCCGAACTTTTAGAAACCGATGCTTGTGTGGCAGAGTATCAAACCCCTAGCGACTATGGCAGGATTTTACGCTCAATCCAACCCTTAGAGGATGATTATTCCTATCGCCGATCTTACAACCCAAATTTACTCACCTCCAGCGCCCGCACGCAACATGGAGAAGTTGCCAGACAGCGCTTTGCAGACACGCCACCGGGGACTAGGGAAAAAGTGAGTCGCTTTCACAAATTGCACCCCCAAGGCGTTTGCATTACCCTCAGAGCAGGAACCGATCGCGATCGCGGATCGTTTACCTCGCCTCGCCCCATCCATCCCCAAACGCCCCGCTGCATTACCGTCCGAGAAGCCGCCCGCCTCCACTCCTACCCCGACTGGTTTCGCTTCCACGTCACCAAATGGCATGGGTTTCGGCAAGTGGGCAATTCTGTTCCCCCCCTATTAGCCAAAGCTGTAGCCATAGAAATTCGTCGCGCTTTGGGAGTGGAAGTCGCCCAACCCCCACAAATCTTGAACTTGGGCGAAGAAACGCTCTTGCAGGGGACTTTGGTGCAAGCCATGCAGCATTTTCCGCCTTTAGATCAGCACGCCGTAAATGAAGTTGCTGACGGTGGCTAA
- a CDS encoding MotA/TolQ/ExbB proton channel family protein codes for MSVAELFEKGGLTMGPLLFLSILALSTIIERLWFWATILTKEKEIIEQILEAAREEWNTATEIARRASNQPVGRFLYAPLRLPSPDPEVFRLALEASADDELASMRRGDKALEAVIALAPLLGLLGTVLGLINSLRSIRIGDLGTASTEGVTLGIGEALISTAAGLLIAIVTVAFYRLFQGFVFSQAKLFRRAGSELELLYRQYWPGVQGSVNSRRKTLEPPVPAIETKVDGSDAPEY; via the coding sequence ATGAGTGTTGCAGAACTGTTTGAAAAAGGCGGATTGACGATGGGACCCTTGCTGTTCCTATCCATTCTCGCCTTAAGTACGATTATTGAACGGCTGTGGTTTTGGGCAACAATCCTGACGAAGGAAAAAGAGATTATTGAGCAAATTTTAGAAGCTGCTCGCGAAGAATGGAATACCGCAACAGAAATTGCTCGACGGGCTAGCAATCAACCCGTTGGGCGCTTTCTCTACGCCCCCTTGCGCTTACCGAGTCCCGATCCAGAAGTGTTTCGCCTCGCGTTAGAAGCCTCCGCTGATGACGAACTCGCCTCCATGCGACGCGGCGATAAAGCCTTAGAAGCCGTGATTGCCCTTGCTCCCCTACTGGGCTTATTGGGAACCGTTCTAGGGTTAATTAACTCCCTGCGTTCGATCCGCATTGGCGACTTAGGCACCGCCTCCACCGAGGGCGTCACCTTGGGGATTGGCGAAGCGCTGATTAGTACCGCCGCTGGCTTATTAATTGCGATCGTCACAGTCGCTTTTTACCGGCTCTTTCAAGGATTTGTCTTTTCGCAAGCCAAACTCTTTCGGCGGGCTGGCAGCGAGTTAGAGTTGCTCTATCGTCAATATTGGCCGGGAGTTCAGGGTTCAGTCAACTCTCGCCGGAAAACCCTAGAACCGCCAGTTCCCGCCATCGAAACTAAAGTAGATGGTTCGGATGCACCTGAGTATTAA
- a CDS encoding pyruvate kinase, with protein MLTPLSDPLNLESLDLDNPHVLLKTLRTLRQMVATEGQATFEQWRDRIIRPEFLPSALNLAHYLALRRRDLRGLQTALMPWGLSSLGRIESRVIPNLDAAIATLSRVCHPQHSPTPGRSPIDPNTFFEGDRLLGQHTQALFGQPLSQRRVRILVTLPTEAASQYEFVREIVKRGADAVRINCAHDTATQWQAMIQHVRQAEAETGQSCKVLMDLAGPKPRTGSIITPDDRHRLQLGDRILVRSPNAIPLDPSSFDGFQTTCSIPEILDQLQVGASVWIDDGKIGTSAIATQVPLPNNQRGILLAVTQVPPKGAKLHADKGLNFPDTVLHLSPLTCKDYQDLEIVASQADIVSYSFVQTADDIALLQQALAQCLPPDAPLPAIVAKIETPEAVRNLPELIVQAAGLQSFGVMIARGDLAVEIGYQRLAEIQEEILWICEAAHVPVIWATQVLESLVKRGIPSRGEMTDAAMAERAECVMLNKGPFVAEAVTILDDVLTRMQAHQLKKTPRLRALRSWSY; from the coding sequence ATGCTCACCCCATTATCCGATCCGCTTAACCTGGAATCCCTCGATCTAGATAATCCTCATGTTTTGTTAAAGACCTTACGCACGCTTCGCCAAATGGTCGCCACAGAGGGTCAAGCAACCTTTGAACAATGGCGCGATCGCATTATTCGCCCCGAATTTTTACCCAGTGCCTTAAATTTAGCCCACTATCTAGCCTTGCGGCGTCGAGATTTGCGCGGCTTACAGACGGCCTTAATGCCGTGGGGACTCTCCTCTCTCGGTCGCATCGAATCGCGAGTGATTCCCAATTTAGATGCAGCGATCGCCACTCTCAGCAGGGTCTGTCATCCCCAGCATTCTCCAACCCCCGGTCGTTCTCCCATCGATCCCAATACTTTCTTTGAGGGCGATCGCCTTTTAGGACAGCATACACAAGCCCTATTTGGTCAACCCCTCAGCCAGCGGCGCGTCCGCATTTTGGTCACGCTACCCACAGAAGCCGCCAGCCAATATGAATTTGTCCGAGAAATCGTCAAACGCGGGGCGGATGCTGTGCGGATCAACTGCGCCCACGATACCGCCACCCAATGGCAAGCCATGATTCAGCACGTCCGTCAAGCTGAGGCAGAAACGGGACAAAGCTGTAAAGTATTGATGGACTTGGCGGGTCCCAAACCGCGCACCGGATCGATTATTACCCCCGACGATAGACACCGCTTGCAGTTGGGCGATCGGATCTTAGTGCGATCGCCGAATGCTATCCCCTTAGATCCTTCCAGTTTTGACGGGTTTCAAACCACTTGCAGCATCCCAGAAATTCTCGATCAACTGCAAGTCGGGGCCTCAGTATGGATTGATGATGGGAAAATTGGCACGAGTGCGATCGCCACGCAAGTTCCCCTACCCAACAACCAACGCGGAATTCTGCTAGCTGTCACCCAAGTTCCCCCCAAAGGTGCAAAACTCCATGCAGATAAGGGTCTAAACTTTCCCGATACTGTCTTGCATTTAAGTCCGCTCACCTGCAAAGACTACCAAGATTTAGAGATTGTCGCCAGCCAAGCCGATATTGTTAGCTATTCCTTTGTGCAAACGGCGGATGATATTGCTTTACTACAACAAGCCTTAGCCCAATGCCTGCCTCCTGATGCTCCCTTGCCAGCTATTGTGGCTAAAATTGAGACACCCGAAGCTGTTCGCAACCTACCCGAATTAATCGTCCAAGCAGCCGGACTGCAATCTTTTGGCGTCATGATTGCTAGAGGCGATCTCGCGGTGGAAATTGGCTATCAACGGTTAGCCGAAATTCAAGAAGAAATCCTTTGGATCTGCGAAGCGGCCCATGTTCCGGTGATTTGGGCAACCCAAGTTCTAGAAAGCTTGGTGAAACGCGGAATTCCCTCTCGCGGCGAAATGACCGATGCGGCAATGGCAGAACGCGCAGAATGCGTCATGTTGAATAAAGGGCCGTTTGTTGCTGAAGCGGTCACAATTTTGGATGATGTTTTAACCCGGATGCAGGCGCATCAGTTGAAGAAAACTCCTCGGTTAAGGGCGCTGCGTTCTTGGTCGTATTGA